The following proteins are encoded in a genomic region of Lachnospiraceae bacterium KM106-2:
- a CDS encoding membrane-associated zinc metalloprotease — MKIIIALLVLSVIVIVHEFGHFLLAKKNGITVNEFSVGMGPRLWSHQGKETRYSLKLLPIGGSCMMLGEDETSDDPGAFNKKGVWQRISVIAAGPIFNFILAFVVSMFFIGAIGYAVPTVTDVMSGYAAKEAGLQKGDVITKIGSTSIDISDDVDIYFLMNPLNGEPVDITYERDGKEYHTSLTPKMYEKYMLGFSYAPNASDIAIGSVTSGGSLAKAGLKAGDIINSINGTSVTTPQDLSAYLDIHPLTSKEVMVGYNRGGKDYEVKVTPTFSSKGYTLGLTYNQYHTGRETNPVKIMKYGYYEMRYTMRMTLGSLKMLVTGNVHKDDVAGPVGIVNMIGTSYESAAKISVSAVFIQLAYIIILFSTNLGVMNLLPIPALDGGRLVFLLIEAIRGKPVNPEKEGMVHLAGFIFLMFIMVLVMFNDISNIIH; from the coding sequence ATGAAGATAATCATAGCGTTACTCGTGTTAAGTGTGATTGTTATCGTACACGAATTTGGGCATTTCTTGTTGGCAAAGAAGAATGGCATAACAGTAAATGAATTTTCAGTTGGTATGGGACCAAGATTATGGAGTCATCAAGGAAAAGAGACGAGATATTCTCTTAAGTTATTACCGATCGGCGGTTCTTGTATGATGCTTGGTGAAGATGAAACAAGCGATGATCCAGGTGCATTTAATAAAAAAGGTGTTTGGCAAAGAATTTCTGTTATCGCAGCAGGTCCGATCTTTAACTTTATCTTAGCATTTGTTGTATCTATGTTTTTTATCGGTGCAATTGGATATGCGGTTCCGACAGTTACCGATGTGATGAGTGGTTATGCTGCAAAAGAAGCTGGGCTTCAAAAAGGAGATGTTATTACCAAGATAGGCTCTACGAGCATAGATATCTCCGATGATGTAGATATTTATTTTCTTATGAATCCACTTAATGGAGAACCGGTTGATATCACATATGAACGAGATGGGAAAGAGTATCATACATCTTTAACACCAAAGATGTACGAAAAATATATGTTGGGATTTAGCTATGCTCCAAATGCAAGTGATATTGCAATTGGATCTGTAACGAGTGGCGGTTCTCTTGCGAAAGCAGGATTAAAAGCCGGAGATATCATTAATTCAATTAATGGAACTTCCGTTACGACACCACAAGATCTATCTGCTTATCTAGATATTCATCCATTGACAAGCAAAGAAGTTATGGTTGGATATAATCGAGGTGGAAAAGACTACGAAGTGAAAGTTACTCCTACGTTTAGCAGTAAGGGATATACATTAGGTCTTACCTATAATCAATATCATACTGGGCGAGAGACGAATCCTGTTAAAATCATGAAGTACGGTTACTATGAGATGAGATATACAATGCGAATGACACTTGGCAGTCTTAAGATGTTGGTAACCGGTAATGTTCATAAAGACGATGTGGCAGGACCGGTCGGCATTGTTAATATGATCGGTACTTCTTATGAATCGGCTGCGAAGATAAGTGTTTCAGCAGTATTTATTCAATTAGCCTATATTATTATTTTGTTTAGTACTAACTTAGGTGTGATGAACTTGTTGCCAATCCCAGCATTAGATGGTGGACGATTGGTATTCTTGTTGATAGAAGCGATTCGAGGTAAGCCAGTGAATCCAGAAAAAGAAGGTATGGTCCATCTTGCAGGATTTATCTTCTTGATGTTCATCATGGTATTAGTTATGTTTAATGATATCAGCAATATCATACATTAA
- a CDS encoding aspartate aminotransferase, with product MEIEFSKKLNRFETGIFSLLKEKKEQLLKEGREVYDFSVGTPDFKPKDYVMDAMIKACKDPEKYKYSLTDLDELVESVQNYYRKRFQVSLEKPQIMSLYGSQEGMAHIAYVLCDPGDIVLVPNPGYPVFEIGPMLSGCEVIHYPLYAKNDFVLDFDDIDENVAQRAKMMIVSYPANPVCAVADEAFYEKLIAFAKKYHIVIVHDSAYADITYKDEPCRSFLSYKGAVDVGIEFYSLSKTFDLTGARISFAVGNESIINQFRMVRSQIDYGIFLPVQYAAIAALNGPLEPVRKQCQEYKRRNQALCAGLRQIGWQVPDSKGTMFVWAPLPDGYTNAEQFCLELMERTGVIVVPGTSFGDLGEGYVRFALVSNIESIEKMVLSVVKSGILKEKKNTNFCVDL from the coding sequence ATGGAAATAGAGTTTTCTAAAAAGTTAAACCGATTTGAAACGGGCATCTTTAGTCTTCTAAAAGAGAAGAAAGAGCAATTGCTCAAAGAAGGAAGAGAAGTTTATGATTTTTCAGTAGGTACACCTGATTTTAAACCTAAGGATTACGTTATGGATGCAATGATAAAGGCGTGTAAGGACCCGGAAAAATATAAATACTCCTTAACAGATCTGGATGAATTAGTAGAGTCAGTGCAAAACTACTATAGAAAACGGTTTCAGGTATCATTAGAGAAGCCACAGATCATGTCGTTATATGGGTCACAGGAAGGAATGGCTCATATCGCCTATGTCTTATGTGATCCGGGGGACATCGTACTTGTTCCGAACCCAGGATATCCCGTATTTGAGATCGGACCGATGTTAAGTGGTTGTGAAGTGATCCACTATCCGCTGTATGCAAAGAATGACTTTGTCCTTGATTTTGATGATATAGATGAGAATGTTGCCCAAAGAGCTAAAATGATGATCGTGTCCTATCCGGCGAATCCGGTCTGTGCAGTAGCAGATGAAGCCTTTTATGAAAAATTGATCGCATTTGCAAAAAAATATCATATTGTGATCGTACATGATAGTGCTTATGCGGATATCACTTATAAAGATGAGCCATGTCGTTCCTTCTTATCTTATAAAGGTGCAGTGGATGTTGGGATTGAGTTTTATTCCCTGTCCAAAACATTTGATCTGACAGGAGCTAGAATCTCCTTTGCAGTAGGAAATGAAAGTATAATCAATCAATTTCGAATGGTCCGTTCTCAGATTGATTATGGAATCTTTCTACCAGTACAATATGCGGCAATAGCTGCACTAAATGGTCCGCTTGAGCCGGTCCGAAAGCAATGTCAGGAATATAAAAGAAGAAATCAAGCGCTTTGTGCAGGATTAAGACAGATCGGATGGCAGGTTCCGGATAGTAAGGGGACTATGTTCGTGTGGGCACCCCTTCCGGATGGATATACCAATGCGGAGCAGTTCTGTCTTGAGTTGATGGAGAGAACAGGAGTGATCGTCGTACCAGGAACCAGCTTTGGAGATTTAGGGGAAGGTTATGTCAGGTTTGCCTTAGTTTCTAATATAGAAAGCATTGAAAAAATGGTTTTATCTGTGGTGAAAAGTGGAATACTAAAGGAGAAGAAAAATACGAACTTTTGTGTGGACTTATAA
- a CDS encoding acetolactate synthase small subunit, protein MEKRWISLYVMNDVGVLAKIAGLFSGKCYNLDSLTVGTTEDPTVSRMTIGLYGDENTFEQIKKQLNRFVEVIKVIDFTNASIHMKEILFVKVKHCSKEEKEEVFKIAKVFGLTISDYGPDSVLVECVQRKERNDDMIHLLQETFTQIEVVRGGSVGIESISLTGRE, encoded by the coding sequence ATGGAGAAAAGATGGATTTCCTTATATGTAATGAACGATGTGGGTGTGTTAGCAAAGATAGCAGGATTATTTTCCGGTAAATGCTATAACCTTGATAGTTTAACGGTGGGAACAACGGAAGACCCAACGGTATCTAGAATGACGATCGGACTTTACGGGGATGAGAATACATTTGAACAGATTAAAAAGCAGTTAAACCGATTTGTAGAAGTCATTAAAGTCATTGATTTTACCAATGCATCCATACATATGAAAGAGATTTTATTTGTTAAGGTAAAGCATTGTTCCAAGGAAGAGAAAGAGGAAGTATTTAAAATTGCCAAAGTATTTGGACTGACCATTAGTGATTATGGACCAGACAGCGTATTAGTAGAATGTGTGCAAAGGAAAGAGCGAAATGATGATATGATCCATTTGTTGCAGGAGACATTTACCCAGATAGAAGTTGTCCGTGGTGGAAGTGTCGGAATAGAATCGATCAGTCTGACAGGACGGGAATAA
- a CDS encoding ribosome recycling factor, producing MDSRIQQFEVKMQKSLDTLCDEYASIRAGRANPHVLDKIKVDYYGQPSALQSVANVSVPEARVIMIQPWEASLIKEIEKAIICSDLGITPSNDGKVVRIVFPELTEERRKDLVKDVKKKGENAKVAVRNIRRDANDAVKKLNKANEITEDELKQLEDQTQKMTDKYVGEIDKAIEAKSKEILTV from the coding sequence ATGGATTCAAGAATTCAACAATTTGAAGTAAAAATGCAAAAATCTTTAGATACGTTATGTGATGAGTACGCATCTATCCGTGCAGGTAGAGCAAATCCACACGTATTAGACAAAATTAAAGTGGATTATTATGGACAACCAAGTGCACTTCAGAGTGTAGCAAACGTAAGTGTTCCAGAAGCAAGAGTTATTATGATCCAACCTTGGGAAGCTAGCTTGATCAAAGAGATCGAGAAAGCGATCATCTGCTCTGATCTTGGAATTACACCATCAAATGATGGTAAAGTAGTTCGTATCGTTTTCCCAGAGTTAACAGAAGAACGAAGAAAAGATTTAGTAAAAGATGTTAAGAAAAAAGGTGAAAACGCTAAAGTTGCAGTTCGTAACATCCGTAGAGATGCCAATGATGCTGTTAAGAAGTTAAACAAAGCAAACGAAATAACAGAAGATGAATTAAAACAATTAGAAGATCAAACTCAGAAAATGACAGATAAATATGTCGGAGAGATTGATAAAGCAATTGAAGCAAAATCAAAAGAAATTCTTACTGTATAA
- a CDS encoding 1-deoxy-D-xylulose 5-phosphate reductoisomerase — MKNIVILGSTGSIGTQTLDIVRENNDLRVRALAAGRNIVKLREQIDEFHPELVCVWAEEDAKKLQEMVTDKSVTIVHGMDGLIACATIDNSEIVVTAIVGMIGIRPTIAAIKAGKDIALANKETLVTAGHIIMPLAKEHKVSILPVDSEHSAIFQSINGENKKEISKIILTASGGPFRGKKLSDLENIQVEDALKHPNWAMGRKITIDSSTMVNKGLEVIEAKWLFDVDFDQIQVVVQPQSIIHSMVEFKDGAVMAQLGTPDMRLPIQYALYYPERRQLSGDRLDFYQLSQITFEKPDMETFKGLKLAYEVGKMGGSMPTVYNAANEMAVALFLDRKIKYLDIYRIIEEAVNRHQLIKNPTVEEILSVEQETYEFIKNR; from the coding sequence ATGAAAAATATTGTAATATTAGGTTCCACGGGATCCATTGGAACTCAGACATTAGATATTGTAAGAGAGAATAATGATTTACGAGTACGTGCATTAGCAGCGGGGCGTAATATCGTAAAATTAAGAGAACAGATTGATGAGTTTCATCCAGAGTTAGTTTGTGTATGGGCAGAAGAAGACGCCAAGAAATTACAGGAGATGGTAACGGATAAAAGTGTTACCATTGTACATGGAATGGATGGTCTCATCGCTTGTGCAACCATTGACAACTCAGAGATCGTTGTTACTGCGATCGTAGGAATGATCGGTATCAGACCGACAATCGCTGCCATCAAAGCGGGTAAAGATATCGCATTAGCAAATAAAGAGACCTTGGTTACGGCTGGTCATATCATCATGCCGTTAGCGAAAGAACATAAGGTATCTATTCTTCCGGTTGATAGTGAACATTCTGCTATTTTCCAATCTATTAATGGAGAGAATAAGAAAGAGATCAGTAAGATCATTTTAACTGCTTCCGGTGGTCCATTCCGAGGAAAGAAGCTAAGTGATCTTGAGAATATTCAAGTAGAAGATGCCTTAAAGCATCCAAATTGGGCAATGGGAAGAAAAATTACGATCGATTCTTCGACCATGGTCAATAAAGGTTTAGAAGTAATCGAAGCGAAATGGCTGTTTGATGTGGACTTTGATCAGATCCAGGTGGTTGTACAGCCACAAAGTATCATTCATTCAATGGTAGAGTTTAAAGATGGAGCAGTTATGGCTCAGCTTGGAACGCCTGATATGAGACTTCCTATTCAATATGCTCTTTATTATCCAGAGAGAAGACAATTAAGCGGAGACCGTTTGGACTTCTATCAATTAAGCCAGATCACGTTTGAGAAACCAGATATGGAGACATTCAAAGGACTAAAACTAGCTTATGAAGTTGGTAAAATGGGTGGCAGTATGCCAACCGTATATAATGCAGCGAATGAGATGGCTGTTGCTTTATTCTTAGATCGTAAAATTAAGTATCTTGATATTTATCGTATTATTGAAGAAGCGGTAAATAGACATCAATTAATTAAAAATCCTACAGTGGAAGAAATTCTATCTGTTGAACAAGAGACATATGAATTTATAAAGAATCGTTAA
- a CDS encoding phosphatidate cytidylyltransferase: protein MFKERLISGIVLLIVMISTIIVGGNVLFSLITAISLIGLMELYRVVKLHNTVLGFFGYAASLIFDFLIYFGKQEYLMIFFVAFLLVLMAAYVILYPKYVTEQITHIFFGLFYVTIMLSFIYQVRMLNDGFYMVWLIFIGAWGSDTCAYCVGMLIGKHKLPSELSPKKSIEGCIGGVIGAALIGMIYAAVFKNQITEIASPVVVFAIIGAAGSIIAQIGDLAASAIKRNHEIKDYGKLIPGHGGILDRFDSIIFTAPVVYILLQFL from the coding sequence ATGTTTAAAGAACGATTGATCAGCGGTATCGTCTTACTGATCGTTATGATCAGTACCATCATAGTCGGTGGGAATGTATTATTTTCCTTAATTACGGCAATTTCATTAATTGGATTAATGGAATTATATCGCGTTGTCAAACTTCATAATACGGTATTAGGCTTTTTCGGATATGCAGCCAGCCTAATCTTTGACTTTTTAATTTATTTTGGTAAGCAAGAATATCTCATGATATTTTTTGTAGCATTTTTATTAGTATTAATGGCTGCTTATGTAATCTTATATCCAAAGTATGTAACGGAGCAGATTACACACATCTTTTTCGGATTATTTTATGTGACGATTATGTTATCTTTTATCTATCAGGTACGTATGCTCAATGACGGATTCTATATGGTATGGTTGATCTTTATTGGAGCTTGGGGTTCTGATACTTGTGCATACTGTGTAGGTATGTTGATAGGAAAGCATAAACTTCCAAGTGAGCTAAGTCCGAAAAAATCGATTGAAGGATGTATCGGTGGAGTGATCGGAGCAGCATTGATCGGCATGATTTATGCAGCAGTATTCAAAAATCAAATTACCGAGATTGCTTCTCCTGTTGTGGTATTTGCGATCATCGGAGCAGCAGGAAGTATCATCGCACAGATTGGTGACTTGGCAGCATCCGCAATCAAACGTAATCATGAAATTAAGGACTATGGTAAGTTAATACCCGGACATGGCGGCATTCTTGATCGCTTTGACAGTATTATCTTTACTGCACCAGTTGTTTATATATTATTACAATTCTTATAG
- a CDS encoding uridine monophosphate kinase, which translates to MKQYKRVLLKLSGEALAGDKKTGFDEATCIQVANQVKQLVDQGIEVGIVIGGGNFWRGRTSNTIDRTKADQIGMLATIMNCIYVSEIFRHVGMNTQILTPFECGSMTKLFSKDRANKYFGKGMVVFFAGGTGHPYFSTDTGIALRAIEMDADVILCAKAIDGVYDSDPKVNKDAKKYDEVSFQEVLDKKLAVIDLTATIMCLENKMPLLVFGLNEENSIVNSVSGKFTGTRVTV; encoded by the coding sequence GTGAAACAATATAAAAGAGTATTACTCAAGTTAAGTGGAGAAGCCCTAGCAGGGGACAAGAAAACTGGTTTTGATGAAGCAACTTGTATTCAAGTAGCAAATCAAGTGAAACAATTAGTAGATCAAGGAATTGAAGTAGGAATTGTTATCGGCGGAGGTAATTTCTGGAGAGGCAGAACTAGCAATACAATCGATCGTACGAAAGCAGACCAGATCGGAATGCTTGCAACTATTATGAATTGTATCTATGTATCTGAGATTTTCCGTCATGTTGGAATGAATACACAGATTTTAACCCCATTCGAATGTGGTTCCATGACAAAATTGTTTTCTAAAGATAGAGCCAACAAATATTTTGGCAAAGGTATGGTAGTATTCTTTGCTGGAGGAACAGGGCATCCTTATTTTTCAACAGATACAGGTATTGCACTTAGAGCAATCGAGATGGATGCAGATGTGATTCTTTGTGCGAAAGCCATCGATGGTGTATACGATAGTGATCCAAAAGTAAATAAAGATGCAAAGAAATACGATGAAGTATCATTCCAGGAAGTACTTGATAAGAAACTTGCCGTTATCGATTTAACAGCAACGATTATGTGCTTAGAGAATAAGATGCCATTACTCGTATTTGGTTTAAATGAAGAAAACAGCATCGTAAATAGTGTTTCTGGTAAATTCACTGGAACAAGAGTAACAGTATAG
- a CDS encoding acetolactate synthase large subunit, translating to MEIAGTKLFVKALIKEGVDLMFGYPGGYAIDIFDELYRQDEIEVILPRHEQGLIHAAEGYARTTGKVGVCLVTSGPGATNLVTGIADANYDSIPLVCFTGQVSTGLIGNDAFQEVDIIGITRSICKYGVTVRNREDLGRIIKEAFYIARTGKPGPVIVDLPKDVMLALGGDQYPEEVNIRGYKPSTGVHAGQLKRAMKALDQAKKPLFLIGGGVNIAGARTELRKLIELTEIPVVSTIMGRGALPTDSPYYVGNIGLHGCYAANQAISECDLLFSIGTRFNDRITGKISDFAKHAKIIHIDIDSASISRNIIVDIPIVADAKEAIEKMLLHATKRQTNEWLEEITTWKNGFPLSLKTKQDINPQRIIEYINKTFKEPIVVTDVGQHQMFTAQYLKMTGDTRLVTSGGLGTMGFGFPAAVGAKLGNPDRTVLCVTGDGGFQMNIQELATAVCNELPIIVCIFNNNYLGMVRQMQQMFYDKRYSCTCLRYHKSCDKNCRDLKKACPPYSPDFVKLAESYGAKGYRVWNQDDMKLAFEGAVHNTKSPTIIEFMIEKDDLVLPIVPAGNALNHMVVNC from the coding sequence ATGGAGATTGCAGGAACGAAATTGTTTGTAAAGGCATTGATCAAAGAAGGCGTTGATTTAATGTTTGGCTATCCAGGAGGATATGCCATTGATATTTTTGATGAATTATATCGGCAGGATGAAATTGAAGTTATTCTCCCAAGGCATGAACAAGGATTGATCCATGCTGCGGAAGGTTATGCAAGAACCACAGGGAAAGTAGGAGTTTGTCTTGTTACTAGCGGCCCTGGAGCAACGAATCTTGTCACTGGTATTGCAGATGCTAATTATGATAGTATCCCATTAGTATGTTTTACGGGGCAGGTCAGTACCGGACTCATTGGAAATGATGCGTTTCAGGAAGTCGATATTATCGGAATAACAAGAAGTATCTGTAAATATGGCGTAACAGTAAGAAATAGAGAAGATTTAGGAAGAATCATTAAGGAAGCGTTCTATATTGCAAGAACAGGAAAGCCTGGCCCTGTTATCGTAGATCTTCCAAAAGATGTGATGTTAGCGTTAGGAGGTGATCAATATCCAGAAGAGGTCAATATTCGAGGATACAAACCGAGTACCGGGGTTCATGCAGGACAATTAAAGCGTGCGATGAAAGCGCTGGATCAGGCGAAGAAACCACTCTTTCTTATTGGCGGTGGCGTGAATATTGCAGGAGCTAGAACGGAACTTAGAAAGTTGATCGAACTGACCGAGATCCCAGTGGTGTCAACAATTATGGGGCGAGGAGCATTACCTACCGATAGTCCTTATTATGTTGGTAATATCGGACTTCATGGATGTTATGCAGCGAATCAGGCAATTAGTGAGTGCGATCTGCTATTTTCTATCGGAACGCGATTTAATGATCGTATTACCGGAAAGATCAGCGACTTTGCAAAACATGCCAAGATCATTCATATAGATATTGATTCTGCCAGTATTTCAAGAAATATTATAGTTGATATCCCAATTGTAGCGGATGCAAAAGAAGCCATTGAGAAGATGCTATTGCATGCCACAAAAAGGCAGACGAACGAGTGGTTAGAAGAGATTACGACTTGGAAGAATGGGTTTCCTCTTAGTTTGAAGACAAAACAGGATATCAATCCACAGAGGATCATCGAGTACATAAATAAAACATTTAAAGAACCTATTGTTGTAACTGATGTGGGACAGCACCAAATGTTCACGGCTCAATATCTGAAAATGACCGGAGATACCAGATTAGTAACTTCAGGAGGATTGGGAACCATGGGATTTGGATTCCCGGCAGCAGTCGGAGCAAAATTAGGCAATCCCGATCGGACAGTCTTATGTGTTACTGGAGATGGTGGATTCCAGATGAACATCCAGGAGCTTGCAACTGCAGTATGTAATGAACTCCCTATCATCGTATGTATCTTTAATAATAATTACTTAGGAATGGTAAGACAGATGCAGCAGATGTTTTATGATAAACGGTATTCTTGTACTTGTCTTAGATATCATAAGAGCTGTGATAAGAACTGTAGGGATTTAAAGAAGGCTTGTCCGCCTTATTCACCTGATTTTGTGAAACTGGCAGAAAGTTATGGCGCCAAGGGATATCGTGTGTGGAATCAAGATGATATGAAACTTGCATTTGAAGGAGCAGTTCATAATACAAAGAGCCCTACCATCATCGAATTTATGATTGAAAAGGATGATCTGGTACTTCCAATCGTTCCTGCAGGAAATGCTTTAAATCATATGGTAGTGAATTGTTAG
- a CDS encoding 1-hydroxy-2-methyl-2-(E)-butenyl 4-diphosphate synthase, which produces MLRENTKVIQIGDRAIGGNNPILIQSMTNTKTEDVKATVEQIKRLEAAGCDIIRLAVPTMEAAEAFKEIKKQVNIPMVADIHFDYRLAIAAIENGADKIRINPGNIGDTSKIQAVVDKAKEHNIPIRVGVNSGSLEKHLIEKYGHVTAEGLVESALDKVKLIEDMGYDNLVISIKSSDVLMCIKAHELLAPKTTYPLHVGITESGTVLSGNIKSSVGLGVILHQGIGNTIRVSLTGDPVEEIASAKLILKTLGLRTGGIEVVSCPTCGRTQINLIDLANQVEKMVKDFDLDIKVAVMGCAVNGPGEAKEADLGIAGGRGEGLIIKKGEIVRKVPEDQLLEELRMELMNWNK; this is translated from the coding sequence ATGTTACGTGAGAATACAAAAGTAATTCAGATTGGAGACCGCGCAATTGGCGGCAACAATCCAATTTTAATACAGTCTATGACAAATACAAAAACGGAAGATGTGAAAGCGACTGTTGAGCAGATCAAACGTCTTGAAGCAGCCGGCTGCGATATCATCCGTCTTGCTGTCCCTACGATGGAAGCAGCAGAAGCATTTAAAGAAATTAAAAAACAAGTAAATATTCCAATGGTTGCAGATATCCATTTTGACTATCGTTTGGCGATCGCAGCAATTGAGAATGGTGCAGATAAAATTCGTATCAACCCAGGAAATATTGGTGATACATCGAAGATCCAAGCGGTTGTCGATAAAGCAAAAGAACACAATATTCCAATCCGTGTTGGTGTAAACTCAGGTTCTCTTGAGAAACATCTCATTGAAAAATATGGTCATGTTACAGCAGAAGGATTAGTAGAAAGTGCCTTAGATAAAGTGAAATTGATAGAAGATATGGGATATGATAACTTAGTGATCAGTATCAAATCATCTGATGTTTTAATGTGTATAAAAGCACATGAATTATTGGCACCTAAGACAACTTATCCACTTCATGTCGGTATTACAGAGTCTGGAACCGTGTTATCCGGTAATATCAAATCAAGTGTTGGGTTAGGAGTGATCCTTCATCAAGGAATTGGTAATACGATCCGTGTATCTTTAACCGGTGATCCGGTAGAAGAGATCGCATCTGCCAAATTGATCTTAAAGACATTAGGTCTTAGAACAGGCGGTATCGAAGTGGTATCTTGTCCTACATGCGGACGTACACAGATTAATTTGATTGATTTAGCTAATCAGGTTGAAAAAATGGTAAAAGATTTTGATCTAGATATTAAGGTAGCCGTTATGGGCTGCGCGGTAAATGGACCTGGAGAAGCGAAAGAAGCAGATCTTGGAATTGCTGGCGGCAGAGGCGAAGGATTGATCATCAAGAAAGGTGAGATCGTTCGTAAAGTGCCAGAAGACCAGTTATTAGAAGAACTTCGAATGGAACTTATGAATTGGAACAAATAG
- a CDS encoding undecaprenyl diphosphate synthase, whose amino-acid sequence MGDYINEQGLKIPNHVAIILDGNGRWAKKRFLPRNVGHKAGAKAVEQICEDAWNMGIKYLTVYAFSTENWNRPDDEVKALMNLLRNYLKDCIKRTTKNNMRVRILGDKHRLDQDLQDQIEELERISSANTGLNFQIALNYGSQDEMIRAMKKMLADYDKHQFSMNDLNKEMFESYLDTKEVPDPDLLIRTSGEQRLSNFLLWQLAYTEFYFTDVLWPDFDKKELLKAVEKYNGRERRFGKV is encoded by the coding sequence TTGGGCGATTATATAAATGAACAAGGACTAAAAATACCTAACCATGTGGCAATTATCTTAGATGGGAATGGACGTTGGGCGAAAAAACGTTTTCTTCCTCGTAATGTTGGTCATAAGGCTGGAGCGAAAGCAGTAGAGCAAATCTGTGAGGATGCATGGAATATGGGAATTAAGTACCTTACGGTATATGCATTTTCAACAGAAAACTGGAATCGTCCAGATGATGAAGTGAAAGCTTTAATGAACTTATTACGTAATTATTTGAAAGATTGTATTAAGAGAACAACTAAGAATAACATGCGTGTAAGAATCTTAGGCGACAAGCATCGTCTAGATCAAGATCTACAAGATCAGATTGAAGAATTAGAGAGAATCTCTTCTGCAAATACCGGATTGAACTTCCAGATCGCTTTGAATTACGGAAGTCAGGATGAAATGATTCGTGCAATGAAGAAAATGTTAGCTGATTATGATAAACATCAATTCAGTATGAATGACCTGAATAAAGAGATGTTTGAAAGTTATCTTGATACTAAAGAGGTACCAGATCCAGATTTACTGATCCGAACTAGCGGGGAACAACGTCTATCTAACTTCCTATTATGGCAGTTAGCATACACAGAATTTTATTTTACTGATGTATTATGGCCTGATTTTGATAAAAAGGAATTATTAAAGGCTGTTGAGAAATATAATGGTAGAGAACGTAGATTTGGTAAAGTATAG